The following are from one region of the Fusarium verticillioides 7600 chromosome 1, whole genome shotgun sequence genome:
- a CDS encoding cytochrome c1, heme protein, mitochondrial produces the protein MLARSCLRSTRTFNGLRNGPSAVTKRAASSSSSAASDASATRLNLAAAASTTLALGSMAWYYHLYGPVAFAMTPAEEGLHATKYPWVHNKWFKTFDHQALRRGFQVYQEVCQSCHSLSRIPYRTLVGSVLTVDEAKALAEENEYPGEPDEQGEIQMRPGKLADYMLPPYKNEEAARFANNGALPPDLSLIIKARHGGCDYIFSLLTGYPEEPPAGVQVAPGMNFNPYFPGTGIAMARVLYDGLVEYEDGTPATTSQMAKDVVEFLNWAAEPEMDDRKRMGMKVLVVSASLWAVSVWVKRYKWAWLKSRKIAYDPPKEVKVRR, from the exons ATGCTTGCCAGGTCGTGTTTGCGCTCGACGCGCACCTTCAATGGCCTCCGGAACGGCCCTTCTGCTGTCACCAAG cGTGCCGCTTCCTCGAGCTCCAGCGCCGCCAGCGATGCCTCTGCCACTCGATTGAACCTGGCTGCCGCCGCCTCGACTACCCTCGCCCTCGGCTCCATGGCCTGGTACTATCACCTTTATGGACCTGTTGCCTTTGCTATGACTCCCGCTGAAGAGGG ACTTCACGCTACCAAGTACCCTTGGGTTCATAACAAGTGGTTCAAGACCTTCGACCACCAGGC TCTCCGCCGTGGTTTCCAGGTTTACCAGGAGGTCTGCCAGTCCTGCCACTCCCTCAGCCGAATCCCCTACCGAACTCTCGTTGGCTCCGTCTTGACCgttgacgaggccaaggcCCTTGCCGAGGAGAACGAGTACCCCGGTGAGCCCGATGAGCAGGGCGAGATCCAGATGCGCCCCGGAAAGCTGGCCGATTACATGCTGCCTCCTTACAAGAACGAGGAGGCTGCTCGATTTGCCAACAATGGTGCTCTTCCCCCGGATCTGTCTCTTATCATCAAGGCCCGTCACGGTGGCTGTGACTacatcttcagcttgctcaCCGGCTACCCTGAAGAGCCCCCCGCTGGTGTCCAGGTCGCTCCCGGCATGAACTTCAACCCTTACTTCCCCGGTACCGGTATCGCCATGGCCCGTGTCCTTTACGATGGTCTCGTTGAGTATGAGGATGGTACTCCCGCCACCACCTCTCAGATGGCCAAGGATGTTGTCGAGTTCCTCAACTGGGCTGCCGAGCCCGAGATGGACGACCGAAAGCGAATGGGTATGAAGGTCCTTGTCGTCTCTGCCTCCCTGTGGGCTGTCAGTGTCTGGGTAAAGCGATACAAGTGGGCTTGGTTGAAGTCTCGAAAGATCGCCTACGATCCCCCTaaggaggtcaaggtccGCCGCTAA
- a CDS encoding T-complex protein 1 subunit delta: MSAPAAAPAPTAGGSSNATFRDKEKPMAVRSSNIVAARAVADAIRTSLGPRGMDKMIRGGKGETIITNDGNTMLKSMSVMHPTAKMLVNLSGAQDVEAGDGTTSVVVICGSLLGAADRLLSKGIHPSVISESFQRAAAAAVEVLHDMSLPITLSDTSSLLQAANTSLSSKIVSQYSNLLGPMAVNSVTKTIDLKTADNVDLKNIRIVKRVGGTIEDSELVDGLVLTQPVLKNAGGPARMEKARIGLIQFQLSPPKPDMENTIQVNDYRQMDKIVKEERLYLLNMAKKIKKAKCNVLFIQKSILRDAVNDLSLHFLAKLGILAVKDIERDEVEFICKSTGCKPIADIDSFTEDKLGYADLVEEVQSSGSRMVKVTGTKSVGKTVSVVVRGANSLILEEAERSLHDALCVVRCLVKKKALIAGGGAPEIEIAAQLSKQARSLTGTEAICWKAFADALEVIPTTLAENAGLNSIKVVTELRHRHEMGEKNAGVSIKSGGVNTNISKENVLQPLLVSTSAIELAAETVKMILRIDDIALTR, encoded by the exons ATGTCTGCCCCTGCCGCAGCTCCAGCCCCTACAGCGGGAGGCTCTAGCAATGCTACTTTCCGA GATAAGGAGAAGCCCATGGCGGTGCGCTCCTCGAACATTGTCGCCGCTAGAG CTGTCGCGGACGCCATCAGAACCTCTCTCGGTCCCCGAGGAATGGACAAGATGATTCGAGGTGGAAAGGGCGAGACCATTATCACAAACGATGGAAACACCATGCTCAAGAGCATGTCTGTCATGCATCCCACAGCAAAGATGCTTGTCAACCTTTCTGGTGCCCaggatgttgaggctggtgatggtaCAACATCTGTTGTCGTTATCTGCGGAAGTCTTCTTGGTGCTGCCGACCGACTTCTCTCCAAGGGCATCCACCCTTCCGTCATCTCCGAGTCCTTCCAACgagctgccgctgctgccgTCGAGGTCCTACACGATATGTCCCTCCCAATCACTCTGAGCGATACTTCCTCGTTACTGCAAGCTGCCAACACCTCGCTGTCGTCCAAGATTGTCTCCCAATACTCGAATTTGCTTGGACCCATGGCGGTGAACTCAGTCACTAAGACCATCGACCTGAAGACCGCCGATAACGTCGATCTTAAGAACATTCGAATTGTCAAGCGAGTTGGTGGAACAATTGAAGATAgtgaacttgttgatggtCTCGTTCTCACCCAGCCTGTGCTCAAGAACGCTGGTGGTCCTGCCCGTATGGAGAAGGCTCGAATTGGTCTCATCCAATTCCAGCTGAGCCCCCCCAAGCCTGAC ATGGAGAATACTATTCAGGTCAACGACTACCGACAGATGGACAAGATTGTTAAGGAGGAGCGATTATACCTCCtgaacatggccaagaagattaAGAAGGCGAAGTGCAACGTTCTGTTCATCCAAAAATCCATCTTGCGAGATGCTGTCAACGATCTATCACTACACTTCCTGGCTAAGCTTGGTATccttgctgtcaaggacatcgAGCGCGACGAGGTCGAATTCATCTGCAAGTCAACTGGCTGCAAACCCATCGCTGATATTGATTCTTTCACCGAGGATAAGCTGGGCTATGCGGACCTGGTTGAGGAGGTTCAGTCGTCTGGATCTCGCATGGTCAAGGTAACAGGCACCAAGTCTGTCGGCAAGACCGTTTCCGTGGTTGTCCGAGGCGCCAACTCTCTGATCCTTGAGGAGGCCGAGCGAAGTCTGCACGATGCTCTTTGTGTGGTACGATGcctggtgaagaagaaagctcTCATCGCCGGTGGTGGTGCCCCTGAGATTGAAATTGCTGCACAGCTGTCCAAGCAAGCGCGTAGCTTGACAGGCACCGAGGCAATCTGCTGGAAGGCTTTTGCGGATGCCCTCGAGGTGATTCCCACCACACTGGCCGAGAACGCCGGTCTCAACAGTATCAAGGTGGTGACGGAGCTACGACACCGACACGAGATGGGCGAGAAGAATGCAGGAGTCAGTATCAAGTCCGGAGGAGTCAACACCAATATTTCCAAGGAGAATGTGTTGCAGCCTCTCCTTGTTAGCACAAGCGCGATCGAGCTGGCGGCTGAGACAGTCAAGATGATTCTGAGGATAGACGACATTGCTTTGACCCGTTAG
- a CDS encoding 26S protease regulatory subunit 7, with product MPSATGSNWEKYQKNFADDEVEEKKITPLTDEDIQVLKTYGAAPYGTSIKKLEKQIKEKQQSVDEKIGVKESDTGLAPPHLWDVAADRQRMSEEQPFQVARCTKIIADEKGDEAKSKYVINVKQIAKFVVQLGERVSPTDIEEGMRVGVDRNKYQIMLPLPPKIDASVTMMTVEEKPDVTYGDVGGCKEQVEKLREVVEMPLLSPERFVNLGIDPPKGALLYGPPGTGKTLCARAVANRTDATFIRVIGSELVQKYVGEGARMVRELFEMARTKKACIIFFDEIDAIGGARFDDGAGGDNEVQRTMLELITQLDGFDARGNIKVMFATNRPSTLDPALMRPGRIDRKIEFSLPDLEGRANILRIHAKSMSVERDIRWELISRLCPNATGAELRSVCTEAGMYAIRARRKVASEKDFLSAVDKVIKGNLKFNSTATYMQYN from the exons ATG ccttcCGCAACCGGCTCCAACTGGGAGAAGTACCAGAAGAACTTTGCCGACGATGaggtagaagagaagaagatcacaCCTCTAACAGACGA GGATATTCAGGTTCTCAAGACATACGGCGCCGCGCCTTATGGTACatctatcaagaagctcgagaagcagatcaaggagaagcaacaAAGTGTCGATGAGAAGATCGGCGTCAAG GAATCCGACACAGGACTCGCGCCCCCCCATCTATGGGATGTCGCCGCCGACCGTCAGCGAATGTCTGAAGAGCAACCTTTCCAGGTGGCACGTTGCACGAAAATCATAGCTGACGAGAAGGGCGACGAGGCCAAGAGCAAATATGTGATCAACGTCAAACAAATCGCAAAATTCGTTGTCCAGCTTGGAGAGCGCGTCAGTCCTACCGACATCGAAGAAGGCATGCGCGTGGGTGTCGACAGGAACAAGTACCAAATTATGCTTCCCCTACCGCCCAAAATTGATGCGAGCGTTACAATGATGAcggtggaggagaagcccgATGTCACTTACGGCGATGTTGGTGGTTGTAAGGAGCAGGTTGAGAAGCTACGGGAAGTTGTCGAAATGCCTCTACTGTCTCCTGAGCGCTTCGTCAACCTCGGTATCGATCCTCCCAAGGGTGCCCTCCTCTATGGTCCTCCTGGAACCGGAAAGACCCTCTGCGCCCGAGCTGTTGCCAACCGAACAGACGCCACCTTTATCCGAGTTATTGGTAGTGAGCTGGTTCAGAAATATGTCGGCGAGGGCGCAAGGATGGTTCGGGAGCTTTTCGAGATGGCCCGTACAAAGAAGGCATGCATCATTTTCTTCGACGAGATCGACGCCATCGGTGGTGCTCGATTTGACGATGGTGCTGGTGGAGACAACGAGGTTCAGCGAACGATGCTGGAGCTTATTACGCAGCTTGATGGTTTCGATGCTCGTGGAAACATCAAGGTTATGTTTGCCACCAACAGACCCTCTACATTGGACCCTGCGCTCATGCGACCCGGCCGTATCGATCGAAAGATCGAGTTCTCACTGCCCGACCTCGAGGGCCGAGCTAACATTCTGCGCATCCACGCTAAATCCATGTCGGTTGAGCGGGACATCCGATGGGAGCTCATCTCTCGTCTCTGCCCCAACGCAACTGGTGCTGAGCTGCGTAGTGTTTGCACCGAGGCCGGCATGTATGCCATTCGCGCAAGGAGAAAGGTTGCATCCGAGAAGGATTTCCTCAGTGCAGTTGACAAAGTCATCAAGGGTaacctcaagttcaactcGACGGCGACGTATATGCAGTACAACTAG
- a CDS encoding cytochrome c oxidase assembly protein subunit 17, whose product MDAAQTTISSPVSAAANVASPSTTAASKPKPCCVCKDEKAKRDECMLFSNANDPAADCKSLIDQYRSCMSGFGYQV is encoded by the exons ATGGACGCAGCTCAAACAACAATCT CTTCGCCCGTGAGCGCCGCCGCAAATGTTGCGTCCCCTTCCACCACAGCTGCTAGCAAGCCCAAG CCCTGCTGTGTGTGCAAGGACGAGAAGGCCAAGCGTGATGAGTGTATGCTCTTCTCCAACGCAAATGATCCTGCCGCAGACTGCAAATCCCTGATCGACCAGTACCGATCATGCATGTCGGGATTTGGGTACCAGGTGTAA
- a CDS encoding 26S protease regulatory subunit 7 gives MSEEQPFQVARCTKIIADEKGDEAKSKYVINVKQIAKFVVQLGERVSPTDIEEGMRVGVDRNKYQIMLPLPPKIDASVTMMTVEEKPDVTYGDVGGCKEQVEKLREVVEMPLLSPERFVNLGIDPPKGALLYGPPGTGKTLCARAVANRTDATFIRVIGSELVQKYVGEGARMVRELFEMARTKKACIIFFDEIDAIGGARFDDGAGGDNEVQRTMLELITQLDGFDARGNIKVMFATNRPSTLDPALMRPGRIDRKIEFSLPDLEGRANILRIHAKSMSVERDIRWELISRLCPNATGAELRSVCTEAGMYAIRARRKVASEKDFLSAVDKVIKGNLKFNSTATYMQYN, from the coding sequence ATGTCTGAAGAGCAACCTTTCCAGGTGGCACGTTGCACGAAAATCATAGCTGACGAGAAGGGCGACGAGGCCAAGAGCAAATATGTGATCAACGTCAAACAAATCGCAAAATTCGTTGTCCAGCTTGGAGAGCGCGTCAGTCCTACCGACATCGAAGAAGGCATGCGCGTGGGTGTCGACAGGAACAAGTACCAAATTATGCTTCCCCTACCGCCCAAAATTGATGCGAGCGTTACAATGATGAcggtggaggagaagcccgATGTCACTTACGGCGATGTTGGTGGTTGTAAGGAGCAGGTTGAGAAGCTACGGGAAGTTGTCGAAATGCCTCTACTGTCTCCTGAGCGCTTCGTCAACCTCGGTATCGATCCTCCCAAGGGTGCCCTCCTCTATGGTCCTCCTGGAACCGGAAAGACCCTCTGCGCCCGAGCTGTTGCCAACCGAACAGACGCCACCTTTATCCGAGTTATTGGTAGTGAGCTGGTTCAGAAATATGTCGGCGAGGGCGCAAGGATGGTTCGGGAGCTTTTCGAGATGGCCCGTACAAAGAAGGCATGCATCATTTTCTTCGACGAGATCGACGCCATCGGTGGTGCTCGATTTGACGATGGTGCTGGTGGAGACAACGAGGTTCAGCGAACGATGCTGGAGCTTATTACGCAGCTTGATGGTTTCGATGCTCGTGGAAACATCAAGGTTATGTTTGCCACCAACAGACCCTCTACATTGGACCCTGCGCTCATGCGACCCGGCCGTATCGATCGAAAGATCGAGTTCTCACTGCCCGACCTCGAGGGCCGAGCTAACATTCTGCGCATCCACGCTAAATCCATGTCGGTTGAGCGGGACATCCGATGGGAGCTCATCTCTCGTCTCTGCCCCAACGCAACTGGTGCTGAGCTGCGTAGTGTTTGCACCGAGGCCGGCATGTATGCCATTCGCGCAAGGAGAAAGGTTGCATCCGAGAAGGATTTCCTCAGTGCAGTTGACAAAGTCATCAAGGGTaacctcaagttcaactcGACGGCGACGTATATGCAGTACAACTAG
- a CDS encoding cytochrome c1, heme protein, mitochondrial, giving the protein MARSYHLCQRASRLPRYHNHQPQHAPATPIAKECASIACTRLLTPSSSQRAASSSSSAASDASATRLNLAAAASTTLALGSMAWYYHLYGPVAFAMTPAEEGLHATKYPWVHNKWFKTFDHQALRRGFQVYQEVCQSCHSLSRIPYRTLVGSVLTVDEAKALAEENEYPGEPDEQGEIQMRPGKLADYMLPPYKNEEAARFANNGALPPDLSLIIKARHGGCDYIFSLLTGYPEEPPAGVQVAPGMNFNPYFPGTGIAMARVLYDGLVEYEDGTPATTSQMAKDVVEFLNWAAEPEMDDRKRMGMKVLVVSASLWAVSVWVKRYKWAWLKSRKIAYDPPKEVKVRR; this is encoded by the exons ATGGCACGATCCTACCACCTCTGCCAGCGAGCTTCCCGTTTGCCGAGATATCAtaaccaccaacctcaacacGCCCCAGCCACGCCAATCGCAAAAGAATGCGCCTCAATTGCATGTACACGATTGCTGaccccatcttcttcccagcGTGCCGCTTCCTCGAGCTCCAGCGCCGCCAGCGATGCCTCTGCCACTCGATTGAACCTGGCTGCCGCCGCCTCGACTACCCTCGCCCTCGGCTCCATGGCCTGGTACTATCACCTTTATGGACCTGTTGCCTTTGCTATGACTCCCGCTGAAGAGGG ACTTCACGCTACCAAGTACCCTTGGGTTCATAACAAGTGGTTCAAGACCTTCGACCACCAGGC TCTCCGCCGTGGTTTCCAGGTTTACCAGGAGGTCTGCCAGTCCTGCCACTCCCTCAGCCGAATCCCCTACCGAACTCTCGTTGGCTCCGTCTTGACCgttgacgaggccaaggcCCTTGCCGAGGAGAACGAGTACCCCGGTGAGCCCGATGAGCAGGGCGAGATCCAGATGCGCCCCGGAAAGCTGGCCGATTACATGCTGCCTCCTTACAAGAACGAGGAGGCTGCTCGATTTGCCAACAATGGTGCTCTTCCCCCGGATCTGTCTCTTATCATCAAGGCCCGTCACGGTGGCTGTGACTacatcttcagcttgctcaCCGGCTACCCTGAAGAGCCCCCCGCTGGTGTCCAGGTCGCTCCCGGCATGAACTTCAACCCTTACTTCCCCGGTACCGGTATCGCCATGGCCCGTGTCCTTTACGATGGTCTCGTTGAGTATGAGGATGGTACTCCCGCCACCACCTCTCAGATGGCCAAGGATGTTGTCGAGTTCCTCAACTGGGCTGCCGAGCCCGAGATGGACGACCGAAAGCGAATGGGTATGAAGGTCCTTGTCGTCTCTGCCTCCCTGTGGGCTGTCAGTGTCTGGGTAAAGCGATACAAGTGGGCTTGGTTGAAGTCTCGAAAGATCGCCTACGATCCCCCTaaggaggtcaaggtccGCCGCTAA
- a CDS encoding T-complex protein 1 subunit delta yields MDKMIRGGKGETIITNDGNTMLKSMSVMHPTAKMLVNLSGAQDVEAGDGTTSVVVICGSLLGAADRLLSKGIHPSVISESFQRAAAAAVEVLHDMSLPITLSDTSSLLQAANTSLSSKIVSQYSNLLGPMAVNSVTKTIDLKTADNVDLKNIRIVKRVGGTIEDSELVDGLVLTQPVLKNAGGPARMEKARIGLIQFQLSPPKPDMENTIQVNDYRQMDKIVKEERLYLLNMAKKIKKAKCNVLFIQKSILRDAVNDLSLHFLAKLGILAVKDIERDEVEFICKSTGCKPIADIDSFTEDKLGYADLVEEVQSSGSRMVKVTGTKSVGKTVSVVVRGANSLILEEAERSLHDALCVVRCLVKKKALIAGGGAPEIEIAAQLSKQARSLTGTEAICWKAFADALEVIPTTLAENAGLNSIKVVTELRHRHEMGEKNAGVSIKSGGVNTNISKENVLQPLLVSTSAIELAAETVKMILRIDDIALTR; encoded by the exons ATGGACAAGATGATTCGAGGTGGAAAGGGCGAGACCATTATCACAAACGATGGAAACACCATGCTCAAGAGCATGTCTGTCATGCATCCCACAGCAAAGATGCTTGTCAACCTTTCTGGTGCCCaggatgttgaggctggtgatggtaCAACATCTGTTGTCGTTATCTGCGGAAGTCTTCTTGGTGCTGCCGACCGACTTCTCTCCAAGGGCATCCACCCTTCCGTCATCTCCGAGTCCTTCCAACgagctgccgctgctgccgTCGAGGTCCTACACGATATGTCCCTCCCAATCACTCTGAGCGATACTTCCTCGTTACTGCAAGCTGCCAACACCTCGCTGTCGTCCAAGATTGTCTCCCAATACTCGAATTTGCTTGGACCCATGGCGGTGAACTCAGTCACTAAGACCATCGACCTGAAGACCGCCGATAACGTCGATCTTAAGAACATTCGAATTGTCAAGCGAGTTGGTGGAACAATTGAAGATAgtgaacttgttgatggtCTCGTTCTCACCCAGCCTGTGCTCAAGAACGCTGGTGGTCCTGCCCGTATGGAGAAGGCTCGAATTGGTCTCATCCAATTCCAGCTGAGCCCCCCCAAGCCTGAC ATGGAGAATACTATTCAGGTCAACGACTACCGACAGATGGACAAGATTGTTAAGGAGGAGCGATTATACCTCCtgaacatggccaagaagattaAGAAGGCGAAGTGCAACGTTCTGTTCATCCAAAAATCCATCTTGCGAGATGCTGTCAACGATCTATCACTACACTTCCTGGCTAAGCTTGGTATccttgctgtcaaggacatcgAGCGCGACGAGGTCGAATTCATCTGCAAGTCAACTGGCTGCAAACCCATCGCTGATATTGATTCTTTCACCGAGGATAAGCTGGGCTATGCGGACCTGGTTGAGGAGGTTCAGTCGTCTGGATCTCGCATGGTCAAGGTAACAGGCACCAAGTCTGTCGGCAAGACCGTTTCCGTGGTTGTCCGAGGCGCCAACTCTCTGATCCTTGAGGAGGCCGAGCGAAGTCTGCACGATGCTCTTTGTGTGGTACGATGcctggtgaagaagaaagctcTCATCGCCGGTGGTGGTGCCCCTGAGATTGAAATTGCTGCACAGCTGTCCAAGCAAGCGCGTAGCTTGACAGGCACCGAGGCAATCTGCTGGAAGGCTTTTGCGGATGCCCTCGAGGTGATTCCCACCACACTGGCCGAGAACGCCGGTCTCAACAGTATCAAGGTGGTGACGGAGCTACGACACCGACACGAGATGGGCGAGAAGAATGCAGGAGTCAGTATCAAGTCCGGAGGAGTCAACACCAATATTTCCAAGGAGAATGTGTTGCAGCCTCTCCTTGTTAGCACAAGCGCGATCGAGCTGGCGGCTGAGACAGTCAAGATGATTCTGAGGATAGACGACATTGCTTTGACCCGTTAG